The proteins below are encoded in one region of Hordeum vulgare subsp. vulgare chromosome 3H, MorexV3_pseudomolecules_assembly, whole genome shotgun sequence:
- the LOC123440975 gene encoding F-box protein FBW2-like, whose translation MEECSKNICWEDLQRDALGIIFCKLSLQEILSVVPGVCKPWSEVVSGSYCWQDTDIQEWSQQSTTDQITSMVHMLLARSAGSCRRLSVSRLPNDSLFAFIADHAKSLETLEIPRSEISDSIVEDVAQRLSKVTFLDVSRCTKIGARALEAFGKNCKCLVRLRRVMHPMDLVGKVCHNDEAHAIACNMPKLCHLDLGYMFITTKAVFEIAFKCHDLKLLDMRCCWDVDDNLLREKFAGLKILGPRVYCRS comes from the exons ATGGAAGAGTGCAGTAAGAACATATGTTGGGAGGACCTGCAACGAGATGCCCTAGGCATCATCTTCTGCAAACTCTCCCTTCAGGAGATCCTCAGTGTGGTTCCTGGGGTTTGCAAACCATGGAGCGAGGTGGTCTCAGGGTCCTACTGCTGGCAGGACACCGACATCCAGGAGTGGAGCCAACAGAGCACGACTGACCAGATCACCAGCATGGTTCATATGCTCCTCGCACGCAGCGCTGGCTCATGCCGCCGCCTTAGCGTGTCCCGGCTTCCCAATGACTCATTGTTCGCCTTCATCGCCGACCA TGCGAAATCTCTCGAGACTTTGGAGATTCCGAGGAGTGAGATCAGCGACAGCATAGTGGAAGATGTTGcacaaaggctgtccaaagttacaTTCCTAGATGTAAGCAGATGCACCAAGATTGGTGCTCGTGCTCTGGAGGCATTTGGCAAGAACTGCAAATGCCTCGTCAGACTTCGGCGGGTCATGCACCCCATGGATCTCGTTGGGAAGGTGTGCCACAATGACGAGGCTCATGCTATTGCCTGCAATATGCCAAAGCTTTGCCACCTCGATTTGGGATACATGTTCATCACGACTAAGGCTGTCTTCGAGATCGCCTTCAAGTGCCATGACCTCAAGCTCCTAGATATGCGTTGCTGCTGGGACGTTGATGATAATCTCTTGCGAGAGAAGTTTGCTGGGCTCAAAATCCTGGGCCCAAGGGTGtactgtagaagttaa